In Pseudomonadota bacterium, one genomic interval encodes:
- a CDS encoding DUF6502 family protein gives MSKSFDKTMSLAVQKLLQPLVRILLRNGVAYGTFAELVRKTYVDVAYRDFAPRGKKQTVSRVSVLTGLTRKEVRRLQESGAADIKLEQARYNRAIRVISGWRNDAAYLDASGKPAILPLEGDGTSFASLVKNYSGDIPTMAMLTMLQEAGSVSVSGQQVKLVRNAYVPAKDATDKIEILGVDVHELIATIDHNLVSEFDDLRFQRKVAYDDIAPEAVDGLRRMSASMAQTLLEQLDREFASHEVEDGGSDGRYISLGIYFYEQDS, from the coding sequence ATGAGCAAGAGTTTTGACAAGACGATGTCCCTGGCGGTGCAGAAGCTGCTGCAGCCGCTGGTTCGCATACTGCTGCGCAACGGCGTGGCCTATGGCACGTTCGCAGAGCTGGTGCGCAAGACCTATGTCGACGTCGCGTATCGTGACTTCGCCCCGCGCGGCAAGAAGCAGACGGTGTCACGCGTCTCTGTGCTGACCGGGCTCACCCGCAAGGAAGTCAGGCGTCTGCAGGAATCCGGTGCGGCAGACATCAAGCTCGAGCAGGCGCGCTATAACCGTGCCATCAGGGTCATCAGCGGCTGGCGAAACGATGCTGCCTACCTGGATGCATCCGGCAAGCCGGCCATTTTGCCGCTGGAAGGGGACGGAACGTCCTTTGCCAGTCTGGTCAAGAACTACAGCGGCGATATCCCGACCATGGCGATGCTCACCATGCTGCAGGAAGCGGGCAGCGTGAGTGTGTCCGGGCAGCAGGTCAAGCTGGTGCGCAATGCCTATGTGCCAGCCAAGGATGCAACCGACAAGATCGAGATCCTAGGTGTCGACGTGCATGAACTGATCGCCACGATCGACCATAACCTGGTATCGGAATTCGATGACCTGCGTTTCCAGCGCAAGGTCGCCTACGACGATATCGCACCCGAGGCCGTCGACGGATTGCGCAGGATGTCGGCGAGCATGGCGCAGACGCTGCTGGAACAGCTCGATCGCGAGTTCGCCAGCCACGAGGTCGAAGACGGCGGGTCAGACGGCAGATACATCAGTCTCGGCATCTACTTCTACGAGCAGGATTCCTGA